In the Deltaproteobacteria bacterium genome, one interval contains:
- a CDS encoding HAMP domain-containing histidine kinase, which produces MHPRRLYLRLYLAFLGVLLAVGLVFAAIGFLTGRPFLALHRGGPRFAAHLGRMLPPPADPVGLQRAVALINEELGMDATVLGPGGEVISTAGNPIALPDADVLERARQGAISTGRGIVAAPARGGAVLMVRLPLPEGAVRRAAIRAALLLLGALAVSLALVYPLSKSITRPLEKLTSVVEAYGRGDLSRRSGLGDLQDEVGRLARSFDEMADRIQAARRAEKELLANVSHELRTPLARIKVALELIDAPGEGVRRRLSAIGEEVDELDQLVADILTASRLDLAALPLRKVRTDVATLVEKARVRAAALDPNLPIDVRVEPALVVEADEALLSRALDNLLDNARKYANGSPVDVTARREGQEAIISVRDHGPGIPANDLPRVFEPFFRGEGAPGLAAGFGLGLALARRVAEAHGGAARAQNAEGGGARLELRLPLTTGTV; this is translated from the coding sequence GTGCACCCGCGGCGCCTGTACCTGCGCCTCTATCTCGCGTTTCTGGGCGTCCTGCTCGCGGTGGGCCTGGTGTTCGCCGCCATCGGGTTTCTGACCGGGCGGCCCTTTCTGGCGCTGCATCGCGGCGGCCCGAGGTTCGCCGCTCATCTCGGACGGATGCTTCCGCCGCCCGCCGATCCGGTCGGCCTGCAGCGGGCAGTCGCGCTCATCAACGAAGAGCTCGGAATGGATGCGACCGTCCTCGGTCCGGGCGGCGAGGTGATCTCCACCGCGGGCAACCCGATCGCGCTGCCCGACGCCGATGTGCTGGAACGGGCGCGGCAGGGCGCAATCTCGACGGGGCGCGGCATCGTCGCCGCCCCCGCACGCGGAGGAGCAGTGCTGATGGTGCGCCTGCCGCTGCCGGAGGGGGCCGTGCGGAGGGCGGCGATCCGCGCCGCGCTCCTTTTGCTCGGCGCCCTCGCCGTTTCCCTCGCCCTGGTCTATCCGCTCTCGAAATCGATCACGCGGCCGCTGGAAAAGCTCACCTCCGTCGTCGAGGCCTATGGCCGCGGCGATCTCTCCCGCAGGAGCGGGCTCGGCGATCTCCAGGACGAGGTGGGCCGCCTGGCGCGCAGCTTCGACGAGATGGCCGACCGGATCCAGGCGGCGCGGAGAGCGGAGAAGGAGCTGCTCGCGAACGTCTCACACGAGCTGCGCACGCCGCTGGCGCGGATCAAGGTGGCGCTCGAGCTCATCGATGCGCCGGGGGAGGGTGTCCGCAGGCGGCTATCGGCGATCGGCGAGGAGGTGGACGAGCTCGACCAGTTGGTCGCCGACATCCTGACGGCGTCGCGGCTCGATCTGGCGGCCTTGCCGCTGCGGAAGGTGCGCACCGACGTCGCCACGCTGGTCGAGAAGGCGCGGGTGCGCGCGGCGGCGCTGGATCCGAACCTGCCCATCGACGTGCGCGTCGAACCCGCGCTGGTGGTCGAAGCGGACGAAGCGCTGCTCTCGCGGGCGCTCGACAACCTGCTCGACAACGCGCGGAAGTATGCCAACGGCAGCCCGGTGGACGTGACGGCGAGGCGCGAAGGGCAGGAGGCCATCATCAGCGTGCGCGATCACGGCCCGGGCATTCCTGCGAACGACTTGCCGCGCGTGTTCGAGCCCTTCTTCCGCGGCGAAGGCGCACCGGGCCTTGCCGCCGGCTTCGGCCTCGGACTCGCGCTCGCGCGGCGGGTGGCGGAAGCACACGGTGGAGCGGCGCGGGCGCAGAACGCGGAGGGCGGAGGCGCGCGGCTCGAGCTGCGACTCCCTCTCACGACAGGTACGGTCTGA
- a CDS encoding TIGR00730 family Rossman fold protein translates to MERICVFAGSNDGARESYLIAARELGAEIARRGHAMVYGGAACGLMGACADAALAGGAEVVGVLPRALTSREVAHTGLTEMRIVGSLHERKAVMSALSDAVVALPGGCGTMDELFEAITWGQLGLHEKPIGLLDVDGYFAPLVAFIEHMNSEGFVRPPLRLVRARTARELLHQLLAAPPATVSPPGPHPRP, encoded by the coding sequence ATGGAGCGCATCTGCGTCTTCGCCGGGTCGAACGACGGCGCTCGCGAGTCGTACCTGATCGCTGCGCGCGAGCTGGGCGCGGAAATCGCGCGCCGCGGGCACGCGATGGTCTACGGGGGAGCCGCCTGCGGTCTGATGGGCGCGTGCGCCGACGCCGCCCTCGCCGGCGGAGCCGAAGTGGTGGGCGTCCTGCCGCGGGCGCTGACCAGCCGGGAGGTCGCGCATACCGGGCTCACCGAGATGCGCATCGTGGGATCGCTCCACGAGCGCAAGGCGGTGATGTCCGCTCTTTCCGACGCCGTCGTCGCCCTCCCCGGTGGTTGCGGCACCATGGACGAGCTGTTCGAGGCCATCACCTGGGGGCAGCTCGGCCTGCACGAGAAGCCCATCGGTCTCCTCGACGTCGACGGCTACTTCGCGCCGCTCGTCGCCTTCATCGAGCACATGAACTCGGAAGGCTTCGTGCGGCCTCCGTTGCGCCTCGTCCGCGCCCGGACGGCGCGGGAGCTACTCCATCAGCTGCTGGCCGCGCCGCCGGCCACGGTCAGCCCGCCGGGGCCGCATCCGCGGCCATAG
- a CDS encoding adenylosuccinate lyase: MIPRYSRPEMVALWTPERRYQTWLQVELAAGRAMADAGVVPREAIEECARKGGAFTAADAARIDEIEKTTRHDVIAFLTFMEERIGPAARHLHFGMTSSDVLDTSLALLLRDAADLLVAGVEKAREAVVKRAIEHKRTPCIGRSHGIHAEPTTFGWKLIVWADELARAKARLHRAREIIAVGKLSGAVGTFAHLSPAIEEKAMAALGLRAAPASTQIVQRDRHAEYFTALALAGASIEKFAVEIRHLQRTEVREAEEVFGKGQKGSSAMPHKRNPILSENLTGLARVLRGYALSALEDVPLWHERDISHSSVERVIGPDATVTLDFMLHRFAGLIEGLRVFPERMRENLELTRGLVFSQPVLLKLIAKGMERQAAYVVVQRNAMKVWDENRDFRSLLAEDPEVKKLLKPKELAECFDLDRGLRHVDAVFERVLGK, translated from the coding sequence ATGATCCCGCGCTACAGCCGGCCGGAGATGGTCGCGCTCTGGACGCCCGAACGTCGCTACCAGACCTGGCTGCAGGTGGAGCTCGCCGCCGGCCGCGCGATGGCGGACGCCGGCGTGGTCCCACGCGAAGCCATCGAGGAATGCGCCCGCAAAGGCGGCGCCTTCACCGCCGCCGACGCCGCCCGCATCGACGAGATCGAGAAGACCACTCGCCATGACGTGATCGCATTCCTCACCTTCATGGAGGAGCGCATCGGTCCCGCGGCGCGGCACCTGCACTTCGGAATGACCTCTTCGGACGTGCTGGACACGTCGCTCGCGCTGTTGCTCCGGGATGCGGCGGATCTCCTCGTCGCCGGCGTCGAGAAAGCGCGCGAGGCGGTGGTAAAGCGCGCCATCGAGCACAAGCGCACGCCCTGCATCGGCCGGTCGCACGGGATTCACGCCGAACCCACGACCTTCGGTTGGAAGCTGATCGTCTGGGCCGACGAGCTGGCTCGCGCCAAGGCCCGGCTGCACCGCGCGCGGGAGATCATCGCCGTCGGCAAGCTGTCCGGAGCGGTGGGGACCTTCGCGCACCTCTCCCCGGCCATCGAGGAGAAGGCCATGGCGGCGCTCGGGCTGCGCGCTGCGCCGGCATCCACGCAGATCGTCCAGCGCGACCGGCACGCCGAGTACTTCACCGCTCTCGCCCTCGCAGGGGCCTCGATCGAGAAGTTCGCGGTGGAGATCCGCCACCTGCAGCGGACCGAGGTCCGGGAAGCCGAGGAAGTGTTCGGCAAGGGCCAGAAGGGCTCTTCGGCGATGCCGCACAAGCGCAACCCGATCCTCTCGGAGAACCTGACCGGCCTGGCCCGCGTGCTTCGCGGCTACGCCCTCTCCGCCCTGGAAGACGTTCCCCTCTGGCACGAGCGCGACATCAGCCACTCCAGCGTCGAGCGCGTGATCGGTCCGGACGCGACGGTCACGCTCGATTTCATGCTCCACCGGTTCGCCGGGCTGATCGAGGGATTGCGCGTCTTTCCCGAGCGGATGCGCGAAAACCTCGAGCTCACCCGGGGGTTGGTGTTCTCGCAGCCGGTCCTCCTCAAGCTGATCGCCAAGGGCATGGAGCGGCAGGCGGCGTACGTGGTCGTGCAGCGCAACGCGATGAAGGTCTGGGACGAGAACCGCGATTTCCGCTCGCTGCTCGCCGAGGACCCCGAGGTGAAGAAGCTCCTCAAGCCGAAGGAGCTGGCGGAGTGCTTCGATCTCGACCGCGGGCTGCGCCACGTCGACGCGGTGTTCGAGCGCGTGCTCGGGAAGTGA
- a CDS encoding MBL fold metallo-hydrolase — protein MRSVRLCVLASGSGGNSLWVDAAGTRILIDAGLPLRETARRCKGAGLDVRDLTDVFLTHEHADHSHAAGILARRLGVRVHATRGTMRSLRDPPPEELRFAVRAGVAVRLPGLTVTPVALPHDAWEPVAYVVDDGATRAAIATDLGSVTARIVRALRDLDALVLEMNHDVQMLLEGPYPWSLKQRIRGDRGHLSNEQGAHLLENILHGGLRHLVLAHLSEHNNSEKHARKAAERVLANYGSHARLCIGSQARALDPVLLEPSCAVPLRKARQLALFG, from the coding sequence ATGCGTTCAGTGCGCCTGTGCGTCCTCGCCAGCGGCAGCGGAGGCAATTCCCTCTGGGTGGACGCTGCCGGAACGCGCATCCTCATCGACGCTGGCCTTCCGCTGCGCGAGACCGCGCGCAGGTGCAAAGGCGCTGGGCTCGACGTTCGCGACCTGACCGACGTGTTCCTCACCCACGAGCACGCCGACCACTCGCACGCGGCGGGGATCCTCGCGCGCCGGCTCGGCGTCCGGGTCCACGCGACGCGGGGCACCATGCGTTCGCTGCGCGACCCGCCTCCGGAGGAGCTGCGCTTCGCCGTCCGGGCCGGCGTCGCGGTCCGGCTCCCCGGCCTGACGGTCACTCCCGTCGCTCTTCCTCACGATGCATGGGAGCCGGTGGCGTACGTCGTCGACGACGGCGCGACGCGCGCAGCCATCGCCACCGATCTCGGCTCGGTCACTGCCCGCATCGTTCGAGCGCTTCGCGACCTCGACGCGTTGGTCCTGGAGATGAACCACGATGTGCAGATGCTCCTCGAGGGTCCGTATCCGTGGTCGCTGAAGCAGCGCATCCGCGGCGACCGCGGTCACCTCTCCAACGAGCAGGGCGCGCATCTGCTCGAGAACATCCTCCATGGCGGCCTCCGCCATCTGGTGCTGGCGCACCTGTCCGAGCACAACAACAGCGAAAAGCACGCGCGCAAGGCCGCCGAGCGGGTCCTCGCGAACTACGGCAGCCATGCCAGGCTCTGCATCGGCTCGCAGGCCCGTGCGCTCGATCCCGTGCTGCTCGAGCCCTCGTGCGCGGTCCCGCTGCGCAAGGCCCGCCAACTGGCGCTGTTCGGGTGA
- a CDS encoding cytochrome P450, producing the protein MNRAPGPRGQFLLGNLPRARRNPIAFFMDSFRDYGEVVRFRFGPVVGHLVSSSEGANHVLVENNKNYGKQTRGYRNLRYVLGNGLLTSEGETWKRQRRIAQPAFHRQRIAGFAATMVRAADDATAKLESRRGENMDVHHEMMRLTLRIVGETLLAYDPTDAADEVGAALGFLLRLANERTRRVFDLPPVVPTRENRRFRRALTTLDTVVVRMIAERRKSTTDRADLLSMLIRARDAETGESMDDRQLRDEAMTILLAGHETTANALTFTWLLLSRYPAALRELRAELAQVLGGRNPTADDLPKLAQTRRILQEAMRLYPPAWIIGRSAKGPDQIGGYEIPARSIVFVSPYVVHRHPELWSDPEGFDPQRFAREPPRGAYLPFGAGPRMCIGNGFASMEAELVLATMAQRVRFELVPGADVELDPSITLRPRNGVRMRIR; encoded by the coding sequence GTGAACCGCGCGCCGGGGCCCCGCGGCCAATTCCTGCTCGGAAACCTCCCGCGGGCGCGGCGCAATCCCATCGCCTTCTTCATGGACTCCTTCCGCGACTACGGCGAGGTGGTGCGCTTCCGCTTCGGTCCGGTGGTCGGCCACCTCGTCAGCTCGTCCGAAGGCGCCAACCACGTCCTGGTCGAGAACAACAAGAACTACGGCAAGCAGACGCGCGGATACCGCAATCTCCGCTACGTGCTCGGCAACGGTCTGCTCACCAGCGAGGGTGAAACCTGGAAACGGCAACGGCGCATCGCGCAGCCAGCGTTCCACCGCCAGCGCATCGCGGGATTCGCGGCCACGATGGTGCGCGCCGCGGACGACGCCACGGCCAAGCTGGAGTCGCGCCGCGGCGAAAACATGGACGTACACCACGAGATGATGCGCCTGACACTGCGCATCGTCGGCGAGACGCTGCTCGCGTACGATCCGACGGACGCGGCCGACGAGGTGGGTGCTGCGCTCGGCTTCCTGCTCAGGCTCGCCAACGAGCGGACCCGTCGCGTGTTCGACCTGCCCCCCGTCGTTCCGACCCGCGAGAACCGGAGGTTCCGCCGCGCCCTGACGACGCTCGACACGGTGGTGGTGCGGATGATCGCCGAGCGGCGGAAGAGCACCACGGACCGCGCCGATCTGCTCTCGATGCTGATCCGGGCGCGCGATGCCGAAACCGGCGAGTCGATGGACGACCGCCAGCTTCGCGACGAGGCGATGACGATCCTTCTCGCCGGCCACGAGACCACCGCCAACGCGTTGACCTTCACCTGGCTGCTGCTCTCCCGCTATCCGGCCGCCCTTCGCGAGCTCCGGGCCGAGCTGGCGCAGGTGCTCGGTGGGCGGAATCCGACCGCGGATGACCTGCCGAAGCTCGCGCAGACGCGGCGGATCCTGCAGGAGGCGATGCGCCTCTATCCCCCGGCGTGGATCATCGGCAGGTCCGCGAAGGGTCCGGACCAGATCGGCGGGTACGAGATCCCGGCACGATCGATCGTCTTCGTCAGTCCGTACGTGGTGCACCGCCATCCGGAGCTCTGGAGCGATCCGGAGGGGTTCGATCCGCAGCGCTTTGCGCGGGAGCCTCCGCGGGGCGCGTACCTTCCGTTCGGCGCCGGCCCTCGCATGTGCATCGGAAACGGATTCGCCAGCATGGAGGCGGAGCTCGTGCTGGCGACGATGGCGCAGCGGGTCCGCTTCGAGCTCGTGCCCGGAGCGGACGTCGAGCTGGACCCGAGCATCACGCTCCGGCCGCGGAACGGCGTGAGAATGAGGATACGATGA
- a CDS encoding dUTP diphosphatase, producing the protein MGLRIDVTRTTPARGEPLPLPSYATDGSAGLDLRADAAITLAPGERALVPTGLAIAIPEGFEGQIRPRSGLALREGITCLNSPGTIDSDYRGELGVILANLGQKPVTIQRGDRIAQLAVARVERAELVEGKTLPQSRRGEGGFGHTGHR; encoded by the coding sequence ATGGGCCTGCGAATCGACGTCACGCGGACCACGCCGGCGCGGGGAGAACCCCTTCCGCTCCCCTCGTACGCGACCGACGGATCCGCCGGCCTGGACCTGCGCGCCGATGCCGCCATCACGCTCGCGCCCGGGGAGCGCGCCCTGGTTCCGACCGGCCTTGCGATCGCCATCCCGGAGGGATTCGAAGGCCAAATCCGGCCGCGCTCCGGCCTGGCGCTGCGCGAGGGCATCACCTGCCTGAACAGCCCCGGCACCATCGACAGCGACTACCGCGGCGAGCTCGGCGTGATCCTCGCCAATCTCGGACAGAAGCCCGTCACGATCCAGCGCGGCGATCGCATCGCTCAGCTCGCCGTCGCGCGCGTGGAGCGCGCGGAGCTGGTCGAAGGCAAGACACTGCCGCAGAGCCGCCGCGGCGAAGGCGGATTCGGGCACACGGGCCATCGGTGA
- the acs gene encoding acetate--CoA ligase translates to MADNGERLIKVPEQFAKKARIGSIEKYRALYDRSISDPDGFWNEQAERITWFRKWKTTSKFDFHTAKIEWFIGGKLNASVNCLDRHIQGPRRDKPALVWEGDSPSESRSLSYSDVYKETCKFANALKKLGVKKGDRVTIYLPMVPELPIAMLACARIGAIHSVVFGGFSAESLKNRIQDCGSEIVITADGGYRGGRIVPLKQTTDESLKECPGVKTVVVLKRTGKEVPFTSGRDRWWHDVVRDVPAECEPEQMDAEDPLFILYTSGSTGKPKGVMHTTGGYMVYAALTHELVFDLREEDIFWCTADCGWVTGHTYVVYGPLANGATSLMFEGVPQYPDWGRFWDVVDKYKVTIIYTAPTAIRAIAREGEAPVKARSRKSLRLLGTVGEPINPEVWLWYYKVVGDARCPIVDTWWQTETGGILITPLPGAIAQKPGSATLPFFGVEPTVVDDQGKVLEGPCTGNLCLSRPWPGIMRGVFGDPDRFRKTYFTTFPGRYFTGDGCRRDEDGYYWITGRVDDVINVSGHRLGTAEVESALVSHHDVAEAAVVGFPHEIKGQGIYAYVTLKQGVEPTEKLRTDLVQHVRKCIGPLAQPDVIHWAPGLPKTRSGKIMRRILRKIAADELDSLGDISTLADPTVVDNLVKDKKAR, encoded by the coding sequence ATGGCTGACAACGGCGAGCGGCTCATCAAGGTCCCGGAGCAGTTTGCGAAGAAAGCGCGCATCGGCAGCATCGAGAAGTACCGCGCGCTCTACGACCGGTCGATCTCGGATCCGGACGGGTTCTGGAACGAGCAGGCGGAGCGGATCACCTGGTTCCGGAAGTGGAAGACGACGTCGAAGTTCGACTTCCACACCGCGAAGATCGAGTGGTTCATTGGCGGCAAGCTCAACGCGTCCGTGAACTGCCTCGACCGCCACATCCAAGGCCCGCGCCGCGACAAGCCGGCCCTGGTCTGGGAAGGCGACTCGCCCAGCGAATCGCGGTCACTCAGCTATTCGGACGTCTACAAGGAGACCTGCAAGTTCGCCAACGCGCTGAAAAAGCTGGGCGTCAAGAAGGGTGATCGCGTCACCATCTACCTGCCGATGGTGCCCGAGCTGCCCATCGCCATGCTCGCCTGCGCCCGGATCGGCGCCATCCACAGCGTGGTTTTCGGCGGATTCTCCGCGGAGTCGCTGAAGAACCGCATCCAGGACTGCGGCAGCGAGATCGTCATCACCGCCGATGGCGGCTACCGCGGCGGACGCATCGTTCCCCTGAAGCAAACAACCGACGAGTCCCTCAAGGAATGCCCCGGCGTGAAGACCGTGGTCGTCCTCAAGCGCACCGGCAAGGAAGTGCCGTTCACGAGCGGCCGCGACCGCTGGTGGCACGACGTGGTGCGCGACGTGCCCGCAGAATGCGAGCCCGAGCAGATGGACGCCGAGGACCCGCTGTTCATCCTCTACACCAGCGGTTCCACCGGGAAGCCGAAGGGAGTGATGCACACCACCGGCGGATACATGGTGTACGCAGCACTGACGCACGAGCTGGTGTTCGACCTGCGCGAGGAGGACATCTTCTGGTGCACCGCCGACTGCGGCTGGGTCACCGGCCACACTTACGTCGTCTACGGACCGCTCGCGAACGGGGCCACCAGCCTGATGTTCGAAGGCGTCCCGCAGTATCCGGACTGGGGCCGGTTCTGGGACGTCGTCGACAAGTACAAGGTGACCATTATCTACACGGCGCCGACCGCCATCCGCGCCATCGCGCGCGAGGGGGAGGCGCCGGTGAAGGCGCGCAGCCGGAAGAGCCTGCGCCTGCTGGGCACGGTCGGCGAGCCGATCAATCCCGAGGTATGGCTCTGGTACTACAAGGTCGTCGGCGACGCGCGTTGCCCCATCGTCGACACCTGGTGGCAGACGGAGACGGGCGGGATCCTGATCACGCCGTTGCCGGGCGCCATCGCGCAGAAGCCGGGGTCGGCGACGCTTCCCTTCTTCGGCGTCGAGCCGACGGTGGTGGACGATCAAGGCAAGGTGCTCGAAGGGCCTTGCACCGGCAACCTCTGCCTGTCGCGTCCGTGGCCCGGCATCATGCGCGGCGTCTTCGGCGATCCGGATCGGTTCCGCAAGACGTACTTCACCACCTTCCCGGGCCGCTACTTCACCGGCGACGGCTGCCGCCGCGACGAAGACGGTTACTACTGGATCACCGGCCGCGTCGACGACGTGATCAACGTCAGCGGACACCGGCTGGGCACGGCGGAGGTCGAGAGCGCGCTGGTCTCGCACCACGACGTCGCCGAGGCCGCGGTGGTGGGCTTCCCGCACGAGATCAAGGGGCAGGGGATCTACGCCTACGTCACGCTCAAGCAGGGCGTCGAGCCCACCGAGAAGCTGCGGACGGATCTCGTCCAGCACGTGCGCAAGTGCATCGGGCCGCTCGCCCAGCCGGACGTGATCCACTGGGCGCCGGGCCTGCCCAAGACCCGGTCGGGCAAGATCATGCGGCGCATCCTGCGGAAGATCGCGGCCGACGAGCTCGATTCGCTCGGCGACATCTCCACGCTCGCCGACCCGACCGTGGTGGACAACCTGGTCAAGGACAAGAAAGCGCGGTAG
- a CDS encoding MATE family efflux transporter: protein MTEPAEIAAGPAAPRRGGLWSDVREAIRGSEQDYTKGPIGRAILLLAIPMVLEMALESVFAVTDVFFVGRLGPDAVAAVGLTESMLTLVYALAMGLGIGTTAVVARRIGEKDREGAANAAVQSVFLGIGGAVLLGGLGVALAPHLLALMGASPAVLQIGSGYTRVMLGGEATIVVLFVVNAVFRGAGDAAIAMRVLWLANAINIVLGPCFIFGLGPFPELGVTGAAVATTIGRASGAVYAISRLLRPGSRVAVGRRHLGVDVPVMRTVARLSGSGAFQSIVGMASWIGLVRIVATFGSQALAGYTIGIRIIVFALLPSWGMSNAAATMVGQALGAGDPDRAERSVWRACLYNLVFLSAIGLGFVVAARPIVSAFTSDPQVLAYGTQCLRIIAAGFAFYAYGMVLSQSFNGAGDTATPTLLNLIVFWLWELPLAWALAVALGMGPRGAFVAVAVSFSTLAVAAGAIFRRGKWKRVVV, encoded by the coding sequence ATGACCGAACCTGCCGAGATCGCCGCGGGGCCAGCGGCTCCGCGACGCGGCGGGCTTTGGTCTGACGTCCGCGAGGCGATCCGCGGCTCCGAACAGGACTACACCAAGGGCCCCATCGGACGCGCCATCCTCCTCCTCGCCATCCCCATGGTGCTGGAGATGGCGCTGGAGAGCGTCTTCGCCGTCACCGACGTCTTCTTCGTCGGGCGGCTCGGGCCGGACGCAGTCGCGGCCGTCGGCCTCACCGAGTCGATGCTCACGCTCGTCTACGCGCTCGCGATGGGCCTCGGCATCGGGACCACGGCCGTGGTGGCGCGGCGGATCGGCGAGAAAGACCGCGAAGGAGCCGCGAACGCCGCTGTGCAGTCGGTCTTCCTCGGCATCGGCGGCGCCGTTCTGCTCGGGGGCCTCGGCGTAGCCTTGGCCCCACACCTGCTCGCGCTGATGGGCGCATCGCCTGCGGTGCTGCAGATCGGGTCGGGATACACGCGCGTCATGCTGGGCGGCGAGGCGACGATCGTCGTGCTCTTCGTCGTCAACGCCGTCTTCCGCGGCGCTGGCGACGCGGCGATCGCGATGCGCGTGCTGTGGCTTGCGAATGCGATCAACATCGTCCTCGGCCCCTGCTTCATCTTCGGGCTCGGCCCGTTCCCCGAGCTGGGCGTCACCGGCGCCGCGGTGGCGACTACCATCGGGCGGGCAAGCGGAGCCGTCTATGCCATCAGCCGGCTGCTGCGACCGGGCTCCCGCGTCGCGGTCGGCCGGCGGCATCTGGGCGTCGATGTGCCGGTGATGCGGACCGTCGCGCGGCTCTCCGGCTCGGGAGCGTTCCAGTCCATCGTGGGCATGGCGAGCTGGATCGGCCTGGTCCGGATCGTCGCCACCTTCGGCTCGCAGGCGCTCGCGGGATACACCATCGGCATCCGGATCATCGTCTTCGCATTGCTTCCGTCCTGGGGGATGAGCAATGCCGCGGCGACGATGGTCGGCCAGGCACTCGGAGCGGGAGACCCCGACCGCGCCGAGCGCTCCGTCTGGCGCGCATGCCTCTACAACCTGGTATTCCTCTCGGCCATCGGCCTCGGATTCGTCGTGGCGGCGCGCCCGATCGTCTCCGCCTTCACCTCCGACCCGCAAGTGTTGGCGTACGGCACCCAATGCCTGCGGATCATCGCCGCGGGATTCGCCTTCTATGCCTACGGAATGGTGCTCTCGCAGTCGTTCAACGGAGCGGGCGATACCGCCACGCCGACGTTGCTCAACCTGATCGTCTTCTGGCTTTGGGAGCTGCCGCTGGCATGGGCGCTCGCCGTCGCCCTCGGAATGGGCCCTCGCGGCGCCTTCGTCGCAGTTGCCGTTTCGTTCTCGACGCTCGCAGTGGCAGCGGGTGCGATCTTCCGTCGCGGCAAATGGAAGCGCGTCGTCGTCTAA
- a CDS encoding DUF2277 domain-containing protein — MCRNIRTLFNFKPPATDEEIHASSVQFVRKLSGFHHPSKANADAFDRAVEEVTAAARRLVDSLVTNSPPRNREEVAAEARTRSAKRFRRAGA, encoded by the coding sequence ATGTGCCGAAACATCCGGACGCTCTTCAACTTCAAGCCGCCCGCCACCGACGAGGAGATCCACGCGTCGTCGGTGCAGTTCGTCCGCAAGCTGAGCGGATTTCATCATCCTTCGAAGGCCAACGCTGACGCGTTCGACCGCGCCGTCGAGGAAGTGACCGCCGCCGCCCGGCGGCTGGTGGATTCGCTCGTCACCAACTCGCCGCCGCGCAATCGCGAGGAAGTCGCCGCGGAGGCCCGGACCCGTTCGGCGAAGCGCTTCCGGCGGGCTGGTGCCTGA